A stretch of the Vulcanisaeta souniana JCM 11219 genome encodes the following:
- the sufB gene encoding Fe-S cluster assembly protein SufB → MSRNGVKLEISRTEEISNILGHAKPIKWNVELRGRITRDVVEEISRIKGEPDWMRRLRLRALEMFEKQPWPNWLPLEGNIDLESLVLYAKPNVERARSWDELPRELREYYESLKIPELEAKVLSGVIGQVDGGVVYENVRRDLEKAGIIAMSMDEAVKKYPDLVKQYFARVFPPEYKFASLNIALWGGGVFVYVPPGVHIKTPLELVILISSAGVGQFEHSLIVVGENASAEFIVACAAPMFTGLSLHDGVTEAYVHRGARVRFVDLKNWSKDVIYFGNNRAIVEESASVDWVSGSLGGKVTIVYPMSILKGINARTTITSVALANGPTWKEEGAKVFHSAPHTYSKVVSKGVSLNGGTSVYRGLVYVREGARHSKSSVSCESLILDDRSRAYTIPHEQVFEDTATVTHEAYTGRLSEDKLFYLRSRGLSEEESRSLMVLGYFHDVMINLPVEYMSIFNRAIELELSKLGGVG, encoded by the coding sequence ATGAGCAGGAACGGAGTTAAACTCGAGATCTCAAGGACCGAGGAGATCTCAAACATACTGGGTCACGCTAAACCAATTAAGTGGAACGTTGAACTCCGGGGCAGGATCACCAGGGACGTCGTGGAGGAGATCAGTAGGATTAAGGGTGAGCCTGATTGGATGAGGAGGCTTAGGCTTAGGGCCCTGGAAATGTTCGAGAAACAACCCTGGCCCAATTGGCTTCCGCTAGAGGGAAACATAGACCTTGAGTCCCTAGTGCTCTACGCAAAACCGAATGTTGAAAGGGCTAGGTCATGGGATGAATTACCCAGGGAGCTGAGGGAGTACTACGAGTCCCTCAAGATACCTGAACTCGAGGCCAAGGTTTTGTCTGGGGTTATTGGGCAGGTTGATGGAGGCGTAGTTTATGAGAATGTTAGGAGGGACCTAGAAAAGGCGGGCATCATTGCCATGAGCATGGATGAGGCCGTTAAGAAGTACCCAGACCTAGTAAAGCAATACTTCGCCAGGGTATTCCCACCTGAGTATAAGTTCGCGTCACTTAACATAGCGCTTTGGGGCGGTGGCGTGTTTGTTTATGTACCGCCGGGCGTTCATATTAAGACCCCATTGGAGCTAGTCATATTGATAAGTAGCGCTGGTGTTGGTCAGTTTGAGCACTCTCTCATTGTTGTTGGTGAGAATGCCAGCGCCGAATTCATTGTTGCCTGCGCCGCTCCAATGTTCACTGGGCTTAGCCTTCATGATGGCGTGACCGAGGCATACGTACACAGGGGCGCCAGGGTTAGGTTCGTGGACTTGAAGAACTGGAGTAAAGACGTTATTTACTTCGGCAATAATAGGGCCATTGTAGAGGAAAGCGCCAGTGTTGACTGGGTGAGCGGTTCCCTGGGCGGTAAGGTGACGATCGTGTACCCAATGAGTATTCTTAAGGGCATCAATGCAAGGACTACGATAACGAGTGTCGCCCTTGCCAATGGGCCGACGTGGAAGGAGGAGGGCGCCAAGGTATTCCATAGTGCTCCACACACGTACAGTAAGGTTGTTAGTAAGGGCGTTAGCCTTAACGGTGGTACCTCGGTTTATAGGGGGCTTGTTTACGTTAGGGAAGGAGCGAGGCATTCAAAGTCCTCAGTCAGTTGCGAATCACTAATACTAGATGATAGGTCCCGGGCTTACACGATACCCCATGAGCAGGTCTTTGAGGATACGGCCACGGTAACACACGAGGCATACACAGGCAGGTTAAGCGAGGATAAGTTGTTCTACCTGCGTAGTCGTGGGTTAAGTGAGGAGGAGTCACGTAGTTTAATGGTCCTTGGTTATTTCCATGACGTGATGATTAACCTACCTGTGGAGTACATGTCAATATTTAATAGGGCCATTGAGCTGGAGCTTTCGAAACTCGGTGGTGTTGGTTAA
- the sufB gene encoding Fe-S cluster assembly protein SufB — MVGESTESLKSVIEKSSVEELLGPEMERLPWEAVIKGRITKDMIEEISRIKGEPDWMRRLRLRALEMFEKLPEPRWLPIKEEIDLESLVLYAKPNVEKAKSWDDVPKEIRKYYEALGMPELEAKVLAGLLGQFDSEVVYLHVKKYLEEKGAVVTTMDEAVKKYPDLVKQYFARVFPPGEHKFSALHIALWSGGTFVYVPPGVKLDMPIESFFLIGSSGEGQFEHSLIVADEGASVEWLEGCAAPVYKGFSFHDGMVEGYAARNAHLRINTIQNWSRNIINFNNKRAVAMENSTVEWVEGSLGSKVSYTYPSTVLKGEGAKTSIIGVTIANGPFWKENGAKAYHDAPRTSSKIVNKSVSINGGTVAYRGLVYVREGAKYARSTVSCDSLILDDKSRAYTIPHDQVFEDTATVTHEAYTGRLSEDKLFYLRSRGFDEGTARSLVVLGFIQDITVRLPTEYAMTLNRIIELEFGKLSKVG, encoded by the coding sequence ATGGTTGGTGAATCAACAGAGTCTTTGAAGTCCGTTATTGAGAAAAGCTCCGTCGAAGAACTACTTGGACCAGAAATGGAGAGATTGCCCTGGGAGGCCGTCATTAAGGGCAGGATAACGAAGGACATGATTGAGGAAATTAGTCGAATTAAGGGTGAGCCTGATTGGATGAGGAGGCTTAGGCTTAGGGCCCTGGAAATGTTCGAAAAATTACCAGAACCGAGGTGGTTACCTATTAAGGAGGAGATTGATCTGGAGTCCCTAGTCCTATACGCAAAACCCAATGTGGAGAAGGCTAAGTCATGGGATGATGTGCCGAAGGAGATTAGGAAATATTACGAGGCCCTGGGTATGCCCGAACTCGAGGCCAAGGTATTGGCTGGATTACTCGGCCAATTTGACTCAGAGGTTGTTTACCTTCACGTAAAGAAGTATCTCGAGGAGAAGGGCGCCGTGGTGACTACAATGGATGAGGCAGTTAAGAAGTACCCAGACCTAGTAAAGCAATACTTCGCCAGGGTATTCCCACCGGGCGAGCATAAGTTCTCCGCTCTACACATTGCCTTGTGGAGTGGTGGCACATTCGTCTACGTACCGCCAGGCGTCAAGCTTGACATGCCAATAGAGTCCTTCTTTCTAATAGGTAGTTCTGGGGAGGGTCAGTTTGAGCATTCATTAATAGTCGCTGATGAGGGCGCGAGCGTTGAGTGGCTTGAGGGTTGCGCAGCCCCTGTGTATAAGGGCTTCAGCTTCCACGATGGTATGGTGGAGGGTTACGCGGCAAGAAACGCCCACCTAAGGATCAACACAATACAGAACTGGAGCAGGAACATAATTAACTTTAATAATAAGAGGGCTGTGGCCATGGAGAACTCAACCGTTGAGTGGGTTGAGGGTAGCCTTGGTAGTAAGGTTAGCTATACGTACCCAAGCACAGTGCTTAAGGGTGAGGGTGCGAAGACAAGCATAATAGGTGTGACCATAGCCAACGGCCCATTCTGGAAGGAAAATGGGGCTAAGGCATACCATGACGCACCAAGGACGTCAAGCAAGATAGTCAATAAGAGCGTGAGCATAAACGGGGGTACAGTAGCGTATAGGGGGCTTGTCTATGTTAGGGAGGGAGCTAAGTATGCCAGGTCCACGGTATCCTGCGACTCATTAATCCTCGACGACAAGTCTAGAGCGTACACAATACCCCACGACCAGGTCTTTGAGGATACGGCCACGGTAACACACGAGGCATACACAGGCAGGTTAAGCGAGGATAAGTTGTTCTACTTACGCAGTCGTGGTTTTGACGAGGGGACTGCCAGGAGCCTTGTTGTGCTTGGCTTCATACAGGACATTACGGTGCGCCTACCCACTGAGTATGCAATGACGCTTAACAGGATTATTGAGCTTGAGTTTGGCAAGTTATCTAAGGTTGGATGA
- the sufC gene encoding Fe-S cluster assembly ATPase SufC, whose protein sequence is MTRLEVINLSVEVDGKRILNNVNLTVESGEVVAIMGPNGSGKTTLFLTIAGHPRYNVVNGDIRLDGESILKLYPEERVQRGVLLALQSPTPVPEVRLSTLITAMLNKRAGKHITDPPSPQAIAEMTKLTTELGLKPEHLSRGVHAGFSGGESKRAEMLQLLMYKPKVAMLDEPDSGLDVDGIAIIGRSIAKLAQGGTAILVTTHHAEILHYVKPTRVVVMARGSIVHVGGEDVVKAIESMGYERFLKDIANMNMTK, encoded by the coding sequence ATGACAAGACTTGAGGTAATTAACCTAAGTGTTGAGGTTGATGGTAAGAGGATACTAAACAATGTTAACCTAACCGTTGAGTCAGGGGAGGTTGTGGCCATAATGGGGCCAAACGGTAGTGGTAAAACAACACTGTTTCTAACAATAGCCGGTCATCCAAGGTACAACGTGGTTAATGGCGATATTAGGCTTGATGGCGAATCAATACTGAAATTATACCCAGAGGAGAGGGTTCAGAGGGGTGTTTTGCTTGCTCTTCAGAGTCCAACGCCTGTACCGGAGGTTAGGTTATCGACCTTAATAACGGCCATGCTCAATAAAAGGGCTGGTAAGCACATTACGGATCCACCATCACCGCAGGCCATTGCTGAGATGACTAAGTTAACAACTGAGCTCGGCCTAAAACCCGAGCACCTATCGAGGGGTGTACACGCTGGGTTCAGTGGTGGTGAGTCCAAGAGGGCCGAGATGCTTCAGCTCCTAATGTACAAGCCCAAGGTGGCCATGCTTGATGAGCCAGACTCGGGGCTTGACGTAGATGGCATAGCCATAATAGGCAGGTCAATTGCGAAGCTAGCCCAGGGAGGAACAGCAATACTTGTCACTACGCACCACGCGGAAATACTGCACTACGTTAAACCCACGAGGGTTGTGGTAATGGCAAGGGGCTCAATCGTGCATGTAGGTGGCGAGGATGTCGTTAAGGCCATTGAGTCCATGGGTTATGAGAGGTTTCTCAAGGACATCGCTAACATGAACATGACGAAGTAA